A region from the Candidatus Woesearchaeota archaeon genome encodes:
- a CDS encoding 30S ribosomal protein S27e translates to MKKVREPNSKYVKVRCPKCKNEQIIFGKSTTEIKCLVCGKVIAQPTGGKTRIKSRILEVLE, encoded by the coding sequence ATGAAAAAGGTAAGAGAGCCAAACTCAAAATATGTCAAGGTAAGGTGCCCAAAGTGCAAGAATGAGCAGATAATATTCGGAAAATCCACAACTGAAATAAAGTGCCTTGTGTGCGGAAAGGTAATTGCGCAGCCTACAGGCGGAAAGACAAGGATAAAGTCAAGGATTCTTGAAGTTCTCGAATAA
- a CDS encoding S1 RNA-binding domain-containing protein — MLYRKEGLPEEGQIVICTVTKIQFHSVFVRLDEYDKEGMIHISEIAAGRIRNMRDYVREDKLVVCKVLRVEREKESIDLSLRRVTEKEKREKTEWMKKEQLSEKIIENIAFLAKSDYRQMYDNVTSAVFRKYEDLSSCFEKIAAGEESLEKLGVEKKTAEAITKLIIQRIKHEFVSIKGELKLISYEPDGVEIVKEAIGTGLGINKNPKITIDIKYAGAGSYSVKVTATDYKSAEKALDNMVSEITDFMKEKDSEAEFKREE, encoded by the coding sequence ATGCTTTACAGAAAAGAAGGGCTCCCGGAAGAGGGGCAGATTGTCATATGCACTGTTACAAAGATACAGTTCCACTCTGTCTTTGTGCGCCTGGATGAGTATGACAAGGAAGGCATGATACACATTTCTGAGATAGCAGCAGGAAGAATAAGGAACATGCGGGATTATGTCCGCGAGGACAAGCTTGTTGTTTGCAAAGTGCTGCGGGTTGAGCGCGAGAAAGAAAGCATCGACCTTTCCCTAAGAAGGGTTACTGAAAAGGAAAAAAGGGAAAAGACAGAATGGATGAAGAAGGAGCAGCTCTCAGAAAAGATAATAGAGAACATTGCTTTCCTTGCAAAGTCAGACTACAGGCAGATGTATGACAATGTAACAAGCGCAGTGTTCAGGAAATACGAGGACTTAAGCTCATGCTTTGAAAAGATTGCAGCAGGGGAAGAATCCCTTGAAAAATTAGGCGTTGAAAAGAAGACAGCCGAGGCAATCACAAAGCTCATAATCCAGAGGATAAAGCACGAATTTGTAAGCATAAAGGGCGAATTGAAGCTCATCAGCTACGAGCCAGACGGGGTTGAGATTGTAAAAGAGGCAATAGGAACCGGCTTGGGAATAAACAAGAACCCTAAAATCACAATAGACATAAAATATGCGGGAGCAGGAAGCTACTCTGTAAAGGTCACTGCAACTGATTACAAGAGCGCTGAAAAAGCCCTGGACAATATGGTTTCTGAGATAACTGATTTTATGAAAGAGAAGGACAGCGAAGCTGAATTTAAAAGGGAAGAGTAA
- a CDS encoding ribosome biogenesis protein → MKMRHILICPKCRKYTISEKCAVCNETAIPNKPAKYSPEDKYASYRRQVKKPEIVKKGLL, encoded by the coding sequence ATCAAAATGCGGCACATTCTTATCTGCCCGAAATGCAGGAAATACACCATCTCTGAAAAATGCGCAGTTTGTAATGAGACTGCCATTCCCAACAAGCCAGCAAAATACAGCCCCGAAGACAAATACGCATCCTACAGAAGGCAGGTGAAAAAGCCTGAAATCGTAAAAAAAGGGCTGCTTTAG
- the lysS gene encoding lysine--tRNA ligase, whose product MENKKEEKSIKTSVHNQTENEEAEEDSIFWADKLAEKIIARRKFFYSDREFPKRSEFVVKTSASISGVLHIGRLSDTIRGDSVYRALKDSKVKARFIWVAEDMDPLRKVPKGVPEDYVKYIGMPITSVPDPDGCHKSYAEHHKSEYMKVIKQFVHEDMEIYSMQEEYDRGSFKPYIKKAMENIDRIKEIAGKYRTTPLQKGWSPWVPICQKCGKISTTKITEVKDGLVHYECSDYDFETQKAVGCGYKGVADPLKDKGKLMWKSEWAAQWARWNICTEGAGKEYQVPLSAFWTNGEITENVFDFPMPDPIFYEHLMIDGTKMSASLGNIVYPRDWLEVATPELLRYFYNKRLMKTRSFSWKDLPQMYDEFDQLERVHSGIEKPENEKDEKHLKRLYEISVKKEENPLSMSFSHASVLAQIFQEKEGIIASLRKTGQYRKEQEERIMQRIEKAKYWVTHYAPEESRFTVQERVNPEIKLSPEQKHSLKAVAKILSENHGSEKEFSEKMYNAVKATGLQTKEFFRAGYLVLLNRERGPRLAPFLLALGERAAKLFEEASNQSA is encoded by the coding sequence ATGGAAAATAAAAAAGAAGAAAAGAGCATAAAAACTTCTGTTCACAATCAAACGGAAAATGAGGAGGCTGAAGAGGACTCCATATTCTGGGCAGACAAGCTTGCTGAAAAGATAATTGCAAGAAGGAAATTTTTCTATTCAGACCGGGAGTTCCCAAAAAGGAGTGAGTTTGTAGTAAAGACATCAGCATCAATATCAGGAGTTCTTCACATTGGAAGGCTGAGCGACACAATAAGGGGCGACTCAGTATACCGCGCATTGAAGGATTCCAAAGTCAAAGCAAGGTTCATCTGGGTTGCAGAGGACATGGACCCATTGAGAAAGGTTCCGAAAGGAGTTCCTGAGGATTATGTGAAATACATTGGAATGCCTATAACATCAGTCCCGGACCCTGACGGGTGCCATAAGAGCTATGCAGAGCACCACAAGTCAGAATACATGAAAGTCATAAAGCAGTTTGTCCATGAGGACATGGAAATATACTCAATGCAGGAAGAGTATGACAGGGGAAGCTTCAAGCCATACATCAAAAAGGCGATGGAAAACATAGACCGGATAAAAGAGATAGCGGGGAAATACAGGACAACTCCCCTCCAAAAAGGCTGGAGCCCGTGGGTTCCAATATGCCAGAAGTGCGGAAAAATCTCAACAACAAAAATAACTGAAGTGAAAGACGGGCTTGTGCATTACGAATGCTCTGACTATGATTTTGAAACCCAAAAGGCAGTCGGCTGCGGATACAAGGGAGTTGCAGACCCATTGAAAGACAAGGGAAAACTCATGTGGAAAAGCGAGTGGGCTGCACAATGGGCAAGGTGGAACATCTGCACAGAAGGGGCAGGGAAGGAATACCAGGTGCCCCTTTCTGCATTCTGGACAAACGGGGAAATCACAGAGAATGTGTTTGACTTCCCGATGCCTGACCCTATATTCTACGAGCACCTTATGATAGATGGAACAAAAATGTCTGCGTCATTAGGAAACATTGTCTATCCAAGGGACTGGCTTGAGGTTGCAACGCCTGAGCTTCTCAGATACTTCTACAACAAGCGCCTTATGAAGACAAGGAGCTTCTCCTGGAAGGACCTTCCCCAGATGTATGATGAGTTTGACCAGCTTGAAAGGGTGCATTCAGGAATTGAAAAGCCTGAAAATGAGAAAGATGAAAAGCACCTAAAGCGCCTGTATGAGATAAGCGTGAAAAAGGAGGAAAACCCCCTCTCAATGAGCTTCTCCCACGCATCTGTGCTTGCGCAGATTTTCCAGGAAAAGGAGGGGATAATCGCAAGCCTGAGAAAAACAGGGCAGTACAGGAAAGAGCAGGAAGAGAGGATAATGCAGAGGATTGAGAAAGCCAAATACTGGGTTACACACTACGCTCCTGAAGAGAGCAGATTCACAGTTCAGGAAAGGGTAAACCCTGAGATAAAACTTTCTCCAGAGCAGAAGCACTCATTGAAAGCAGTTGCAAAAATACTTTCTGAAAATCACGGGAGCGAGAAGGAATTCTCAGAAAAGATGTATAACGCAGTAAAAGCGACTGGGCTACAGACAAAAGAATTCTTCAGGGCAGGTTATCTTGTGCTTCTCAACAGGGAGCGGGGACCAAGACTTGCACCATTCCTCCTGGCATTAGGAGAAAGGGCAGCAAAGCTGTTTGAGGAAGCAAGCAATCAGAGTGCCTGA